From Streptomyces sp. NBC_00237, a single genomic window includes:
- a CDS encoding MFS transporter: MSRPEADQLLLDAEADVRPTPQGAAARRALLAHPVILMVGIVLASLNMRAALASVSPLVGEITDTFGLSSTATSLVTSVPVLFLGVGAMVAPWLGRRFGTEAVLFCALLLLGVGIVVRVVPSTIALYGGGILIGVAIALLNVLMPGLIKRDFPDRAASMTSVYTGSMIAGATVVAASSVPLEKAFGGSWEASLAFWSLLAAVAAVAWLPQVLIARGRTGHEVRVAPAAGAGAAPKSVWRSALAWQVTLFMGLQSLWSYVLIAWMPTIFTDHGMSRSTAGVVFAFNNLIQVAGAFGVPLLAGRMRSQRPLVVLVSSLVAGGYVGLMVAPVSGAWLWSAVLGVGQGGAVGLALTMIVLRSGDAATAARLSGMAQTIGYLLAAVGPLAAGAVYQATGSWTVPIALMLGVCATALVVGLFAARDRKI; the protein is encoded by the coding sequence TTGTCACGCCCGGAAGCCGATCAACTCCTGCTGGACGCCGAGGCAGACGTCCGGCCCACTCCTCAAGGGGCCGCCGCGCGGCGGGCGTTGCTGGCGCATCCGGTGATCCTGATGGTGGGCATCGTGCTGGCCTCGCTCAACATGCGGGCGGCACTCGCGAGCGTGTCCCCGCTGGTCGGCGAAATCACCGACACCTTCGGGCTCTCGTCCACGGCCACCAGTCTGGTGACGTCCGTGCCGGTGCTCTTCCTGGGCGTCGGCGCGATGGTCGCCCCCTGGTTGGGCAGGCGATTCGGCACCGAAGCAGTGCTGTTCTGCGCGCTGTTGCTGCTCGGCGTGGGCATCGTGGTGCGGGTCGTGCCGTCGACGATCGCGCTGTACGGCGGCGGCATCCTGATCGGTGTCGCGATAGCCCTCCTCAATGTGCTGATGCCCGGTCTGATCAAGCGGGACTTCCCCGACCGGGCGGCGTCGATGACGTCGGTCTACACGGGCTCGATGATCGCCGGGGCCACCGTCGTGGCCGCCTCCTCGGTACCGCTGGAGAAAGCCTTCGGCGGGAGCTGGGAGGCGTCCCTCGCCTTCTGGTCGCTGCTGGCCGCCGTGGCCGCCGTGGCCTGGCTGCCTCAGGTGCTGATCGCCCGGGGCCGTACCGGACACGAGGTGCGGGTCGCTCCGGCGGCCGGGGCGGGGGCCGCGCCGAAGAGCGTCTGGCGTTCGGCGCTGGCCTGGCAGGTCACTCTCTTCATGGGCCTCCAGTCGTTGTGGTCGTACGTCCTGATCGCCTGGATGCCGACGATCTTCACGGATCACGGGATGAGCCGTTCCACGGCGGGCGTGGTCTTCGCGTTCAACAATCTGATCCAGGTCGCGGGCGCCTTCGGCGTTCCGCTGCTGGCCGGGCGGATGCGCTCGCAGCGCCCGCTGGTCGTGCTGGTCTCCTCTCTCGTCGCGGGCGGGTACGTCGGCCTGATGGTCGCCCCGGTGTCCGGGGCCTGGCTGTGGTCGGCTGTCCTCGGCGTCGGCCAGGGCGGTGCCGTGGGCCTGGCGCTGACGATGATCGTGCTGCGGAGCGGTGACGCGGCGACGGCGGCACGGCTGTCCGGCATGGCGCAGACGATCGGCTATCTGCTGGCCGCCGTGGGCCCGTTGGCGGCGGGTGCCGTGTACCAGGCGACCGGCAGCTGGACGGTGCCGATCGCCCTGATGCTGGGCGTGTGCGCGACGGCTCTGGTGGTGGGCCTGTTCGCGGCCCGGGATCGTAAGATCTGA
- a CDS encoding HAD family hydrolase — MSTTASSGPDASAPFPYRLIATDLDGTLLRSDESVSQRTRDALDAACAAGAAHIVVTGRSVAWTKHIFESLGYEGLAVCGQGAQVYHAGERRLLTSVTLDRQLAGLALSKVEAEIGPLALAASRDGIDGAVLIGPGYRVHEGELPYVPFTDIADVWAAPLTKLYIQHPGMSDDDLARVARRTVGNLVDVVMAGEGVVEILPLGLSKATGLSLAARRLKLKAADTIAFGDMPNDVPMFGWAAHGVAMANAHDELKAVAHEITASNEDDGIAVVLENLLAR; from the coding sequence GTGAGCACCACCGCTTCCTCCGGTCCGGACGCCTCCGCTCCGTTCCCGTACCGGCTGATCGCGACCGATCTCGACGGCACGCTGCTACGTTCCGACGAGTCGGTCTCGCAGCGCACCCGTGACGCGCTCGACGCCGCCTGCGCGGCGGGCGCCGCGCACATCGTGGTGACCGGGCGGTCGGTGGCCTGGACGAAGCACATCTTCGAGTCCCTCGGCTACGAGGGACTCGCGGTGTGCGGCCAGGGCGCGCAGGTCTACCACGCGGGCGAACGCCGACTGCTGACCTCGGTGACGCTGGACCGCCAGTTGGCCGGTCTCGCGCTGTCCAAGGTCGAGGCGGAGATCGGCCCGCTGGCACTGGCCGCGAGCCGGGACGGGATAGACGGTGCGGTGCTGATCGGCCCCGGCTACCGGGTGCACGAGGGCGAGCTGCCGTACGTCCCGTTCACGGACATCGCGGACGTCTGGGCGGCCCCGCTGACCAAGCTGTACATCCAGCACCCCGGCATGTCCGACGACGACCTCGCCCGGGTCGCGCGCCGGACGGTCGGGAACCTGGTGGATGTCGTCATGGCGGGCGAAGGGGTCGTGGAGATCCTGCCGCTGGGCCTGAGCAAGGCGACCGGCCTGTCCCTGGCCGCCCGTCGTCTGAAGCTGAAGGCCGCGGACACGATCGCCTTCGGTGACATGCCCAACGACGTGCCGATGTTCGGCTGGGCCGCGCACGGCGTGGCGATGGCCAACGCGCACGACGAGCTGAAGGCCGTCGCCCACGAAATCACCGCGTCGAACGAGGACGACGGCATCGCCGTGGTCCTGGAGAACCTGCTCGCCCGCTGA
- a CDS encoding ABC transporter permease — translation MYEPTVARLTYRALLGRRRAAILFLLPALLIVIAVAVRMLVGVDDGVAADVLGGFALATMVPLIGVIAGTGAIGPEIDDGSIVYLLSKPVKRPTIIFTKLIVAIAVTMAFSAIPTFVAGLILNGNGSQIAIAYTVAALVASIAYSAVFLLLGTISRHAVVFGLVYALVWEALFGSLVPGARTLSIQQWALSLAEKIGADGTIASDVGLPTAVILLVAVTGLATWYAGQKLRSLTLAGDE, via the coding sequence ATGTACGAACCCACTGTCGCCCGGCTCACCTACCGGGCCCTGCTCGGCCGCCGCCGCGCGGCCATCCTCTTCCTGCTGCCCGCCCTGCTCATCGTCATCGCGGTCGCGGTGCGGATGCTGGTCGGCGTGGACGACGGCGTGGCCGCCGACGTCCTGGGCGGCTTCGCGCTCGCCACGATGGTGCCGCTGATCGGCGTCATCGCGGGCACGGGTGCGATCGGCCCGGAGATCGACGACGGCTCGATCGTCTACCTGCTGTCCAAGCCGGTGAAGCGACCGACGATCATCTTCACCAAGCTGATCGTCGCCATCGCCGTCACCATGGCGTTCTCCGCGATCCCCACCTTCGTCGCGGGCCTCATCCTGAACGGCAACGGCAGCCAGATCGCCATCGCCTACACGGTCGCCGCCCTGGTCGCGTCCATCGCCTACAGCGCCGTCTTCCTGCTGCTGGGCACGATCTCGCGGCACGCGGTCGTCTTCGGCCTGGTGTACGCGCTGGTCTGGGAGGCCCTCTTCGGCAGCCTGGTGCCCGGAGCCCGGACGCTCAGCATCCAGCAGTGGGCGCTGTCCCTGGCCGAGAAGATCGGTGCCGACGGCACGATCGCCTCGGACGTCGGCCTGCCGACCGCCGTGATCCTGCTGGTCGCCGTCACCGGCCTGGCCACCTGGTACGCGGGCCAGAAGCTGCGCTCGCTCACTCTTGCGGGTGATGAATAG
- a CDS encoding ABC transporter ATP-binding protein — MIATETLSKRFPRVTALDRLTLDIGPGVTGLVGANGAGKSTLIKILLGLSPATEGKAAVLGLDVATSGAEIRERVGYMPEHDCLPPDVSATEFVVHMARMSGLPATAARERTADTLRHVGLYEERYRPIGGYSTGMKQRVKLAQALVHDPQLVLLDEPTNGLDPVGRDEMLGLIRRIHTDFGISVLVTSHLLGELERTCDHVVVIDGGSLLRSSSTSDFTQTTTTLAVEVTDSDTHPDGTRALREALTAAGVTLHEAEEQGLPGAGHILLVEGEGDATYDLVRDTVADLGIGLVRMEQRRHHIAEVFQTEQQHTGQQHTAGQPVPAGAPTGTPWGAQWNDKQKGGGHDGN; from the coding sequence GTGATCGCGACCGAAACCCTGAGCAAGCGGTTCCCCCGGGTGACCGCGCTTGACCGGCTCACGTTGGACATCGGGCCCGGAGTAACCGGCCTGGTGGGCGCCAACGGAGCCGGCAAGTCCACGTTGATCAAGATCCTGCTCGGCCTGTCCCCCGCCACCGAGGGCAAGGCCGCCGTGCTCGGACTCGACGTCGCCACCAGCGGCGCCGAGATCCGCGAGCGCGTCGGGTACATGCCCGAGCACGACTGCCTCCCGCCGGACGTCTCGGCCACCGAGTTCGTCGTCCACATGGCGCGGATGTCCGGCCTGCCCGCGACCGCCGCCCGCGAGCGCACCGCGGACACCCTGCGGCACGTCGGCCTCTACGAAGAGCGCTACCGCCCCATCGGCGGCTACTCGACGGGCATGAAGCAGCGGGTGAAGCTGGCCCAGGCCCTGGTCCACGACCCGCAGCTGGTCCTCCTCGACGAGCCCACCAACGGCCTCGACCCGGTCGGCCGCGACGAGATGCTCGGCCTGATCCGCCGCATCCACACGGACTTCGGCATCTCGGTCCTGGTCACCTCGCACCTCCTGGGCGAACTGGAGCGCACCTGCGACCACGTCGTCGTCATCGACGGCGGCTCGCTGCTGCGGTCCAGTTCGACCAGTGACTTCACCCAGACGACCACGACCCTCGCGGTCGAGGTCACCGACTCCGACACCCACCCGGACGGCACGCGCGCGCTGCGCGAGGCGCTCACCGCGGCGGGCGTCACCCTGCACGAGGCCGAGGAGCAGGGCCTGCCGGGCGCCGGTCACATCCTCCTCGTCGAGGGCGAGGGCGACGCCACGTACGACCTGGTCCGGGACACCGTCGCCGACCTCGGCATCGGCCTGGTCCGCATGGAGCAGCGCCGCCACCACATCGCCGAGGTCTTCCAGACCGAACAGCAGCACACCGGGCAGCAGCACACCGCCGGACAGCCCGTCCCGGCCGGAGCCCCCACGGGCACGCCCTGGGGCGCCCAGTGGAACGACAAGCAGAAGGGAGGCGGCCACGATGGCAACTGA
- a CDS encoding SDR family oxidoreductase: MSVEKAGPEAGTSGPGTSGRGGASVPGTTGLEGARERRVRTGGIELSVAELGDETQPTVLLVHGYPDSKEVWSEVATRLAKRFHVVLYDVRGHGRSQAPKPLRGGFTLEKLTDDFLAVADAVSPDRPVHLVGHDWGSVQGWEFATVERTQGRIASFTSMSGPSLDHFGHWIKKRMSRPTPRRAAQLLNQGVKSWYVYMLHTPVLPELAWRGPLGKRWPKVLERVEKIPAGGYPTSSLPQDAAHGAWLYRDNVRARMRRPRADAYAHVPVQLITPTGDIFISERLYDDLELWAPQLVRRTLPAKHWVPRTRPDQLAAWITEFVTANEDSAAGVAPRPSVANGPYADRFGGQLVLVTGAASGIGRATAFAFAEAGARIVAVDRDAEGASRTAELARLIGAPDAWPEVVDVSDAQAMEKLAGKVAADYGIVDVLVNNAGIGMAGSFMNTSPEDWKKVLDVNLWGVIHGCRTFGKQMAERGQGGHIVNTASAAAYQPSRALPAYSTSKAAVLMLSECLRAELAGQGIGVSAICPGLVNTNITATSRFTGVSEEEEKRKQKRSSRLYGLRNYPPEKVAEAVLRAVVKNQAVVPVTPEAHAAHLMSRFTPKALRAIARLEPPL; the protein is encoded by the coding sequence ATGAGCGTGGAGAAGGCAGGACCCGAGGCGGGGACGAGCGGGCCGGGGACGAGCGGACGGGGAGGGGCAAGCGTGCCGGGGACGACCGGGCTGGAAGGGGCGCGCGAGCGTCGGGTGCGGACCGGCGGGATCGAGCTGAGCGTCGCCGAACTCGGAGACGAGACGCAGCCGACCGTCCTGCTGGTGCACGGCTATCCCGACAGCAAGGAGGTGTGGTCGGAGGTCGCGACGCGGCTGGCGAAGCGCTTCCACGTGGTGCTGTACGACGTGCGGGGGCACGGCCGGTCCCAGGCGCCCAAGCCACTGCGCGGCGGGTTCACCCTGGAGAAGCTGACGGACGACTTCCTGGCGGTCGCGGACGCGGTCAGCCCGGACCGTCCGGTGCACCTGGTGGGGCACGACTGGGGCTCCGTACAGGGGTGGGAGTTCGCGACGGTCGAGCGGACACAGGGGCGCATCGCGTCCTTCACCTCCATGTCGGGCCCTTCCCTGGACCATTTCGGACACTGGATCAAGAAGCGGATGTCCCGGCCGACCCCACGGCGTGCCGCCCAGCTCCTGAACCAGGGCGTCAAGTCCTGGTACGTGTACATGCTGCACACGCCGGTGCTGCCGGAGCTGGCGTGGCGCGGGCCGCTCGGCAAGCGGTGGCCGAAGGTGCTGGAGCGGGTCGAGAAGATCCCGGCGGGCGGCTACCCGACGTCGTCGCTGCCGCAGGACGCGGCGCACGGTGCCTGGCTCTACCGCGACAACGTACGCGCCCGGATGCGCAGACCGCGCGCCGACGCGTACGCGCACGTACCCGTGCAGCTGATCACCCCGACCGGCGACATCTTCATTTCGGAGCGCCTGTACGACGATCTGGAGCTGTGGGCTCCGCAGTTGGTACGTCGTACGCTCCCCGCCAAGCACTGGGTGCCGCGCACCCGGCCGGACCAACTTGCGGCGTGGATAACGGAGTTCGTCACGGCGAACGAGGACAGCGCGGCGGGGGTCGCCCCGAGGCCGTCCGTGGCGAACGGCCCGTACGCGGACCGGTTTGGCGGGCAGCTGGTGCTGGTGACCGGTGCGGCCAGCGGGATCGGGCGGGCCACCGCCTTCGCGTTCGCCGAGGCGGGCGCACGGATCGTGGCGGTGGACCGGGACGCGGAGGGCGCGTCGCGGACGGCTGAGCTGGCCCGCCTGATCGGCGCACCGGACGCCTGGCCCGAGGTCGTCGACGTCAGTGACGCGCAGGCCATGGAGAAGCTGGCGGGGAAGGTGGCCGCCGACTACGGCATCGTGGACGTGCTGGTCAACAACGCCGGAATCGGCATGGCAGGTTCCTTCATGAATACGTCGCCGGAGGACTGGAAGAAGGTCCTGGACGTCAATCTGTGGGGTGTCATCCACGGTTGCCGCACCTTCGGCAAGCAGATGGCGGAGCGCGGTCAGGGCGGGCACATCGTCAACACCGCGTCGGCCGCCGCGTACCAGCCGTCCAGGGCGCTGCCCGCGTACAGCACCTCGAAGGCGGCGGTGCTCATGCTCAGCGAGTGCCTGCGCGCCGAGCTCGCCGGGCAGGGCATCGGCGTCAGCGCCATCTGCCCCGGTCTCGTCAACACGAACATCACCGCCACTTCCCGCTTCACCGGGGTGTCGGAGGAAGAGGAGAAGCGCAAGCAGAAGCGGTCGTCGCGACTGTACGGGCTGCGCAACTACCCGCCGGAGAAGGTCGCCGAAGCCGTGCTGCGCGCCGTGGTGAAGAACCAGGCGGTGGTGCCGGTGACGCCGGAGGCACACGCCGCGCACCTGATGTCCCGCTTCACGCCGAAGGCGCTGCGCGCGATCGCACGACTGGAGCCGCCGTTGTGA
- the serS gene encoding serine--tRNA ligase — MIDLRLLREDPDRVRASQRARGEDVALVDALLSADERRRSSAVRFDELRNEQKSLGKLIPKASGDEKAELLKRTGELSAAVKAADAEQNEAAEEAQRLLLQLGNIVHEDVPVGGEEDFVVRETHGTIRDFAAEGFEPKDHLELGEALGAIDVERGAKVSGSRFYYLTGVGALLELALVNAAIAQATEAGFIPMLTPALVRPRAMEGTGFLGQAAENVYHLEKDDYYLVGTSEVPLAAYHMDEIIDADKLPLRYAGFSPCFRREAGTYGKDTRGIFRVHQFDKVEMFSYVNPEDAEAELERLLEWEKQWLNALELPFQVIDVATGDLGASAARKYDCEAWIPTQGKYRELTSSSNCNSFQARRLSIRMRDGKKVQPLATLNGTLCAVPRTIVAILENHQLPDGSVRVPEILRPYLGGREVLEPIAK; from the coding sequence GTGATTGACCTTCGCCTGCTCCGTGAGGACCCCGACCGTGTTCGCGCCTCCCAGCGCGCCCGTGGAGAGGACGTCGCGCTCGTCGACGCCCTGCTCTCCGCCGATGAGCGGCGCAGGTCGTCCGCCGTCCGCTTCGACGAACTCCGCAACGAGCAGAAGTCGCTCGGCAAGCTCATCCCCAAGGCTTCCGGCGACGAGAAGGCCGAGCTGCTGAAGCGCACCGGCGAGCTCTCCGCCGCCGTGAAGGCCGCTGACGCGGAGCAGAACGAGGCGGCCGAAGAGGCCCAGCGCCTGCTCCTCCAGCTCGGCAACATCGTCCACGAGGACGTGCCGGTCGGCGGCGAGGAGGACTTCGTCGTCCGCGAGACGCACGGCACGATCCGCGACTTCGCCGCCGAGGGCTTCGAGCCCAAGGACCACCTGGAACTCGGCGAGGCGCTGGGCGCCATCGACGTCGAACGCGGTGCGAAGGTCTCCGGCTCGCGCTTCTACTACCTCACCGGCGTCGGCGCGCTCCTGGAGCTGGCCCTGGTCAACGCGGCGATCGCGCAGGCCACCGAGGCCGGTTTCATCCCGATGCTGACCCCCGCGCTGGTCCGCCCGCGCGCCATGGAGGGCACGGGCTTCCTCGGCCAGGCCGCGGAGAACGTGTACCACCTGGAGAAGGACGACTACTACCTCGTCGGCACCTCCGAGGTCCCCCTCGCCGCGTACCACATGGACGAGATCATCGACGCGGACAAGCTGCCGCTGCGCTACGCGGGCTTCTCGCCCTGCTTCCGCCGCGAGGCCGGGACGTACGGCAAGGACACCCGAGGCATCTTCCGGGTGCACCAGTTCGACAAGGTCGAGATGTTCTCCTACGTGAACCCGGAGGACGCCGAGGCCGAGCTGGAGCGTCTGCTGGAGTGGGAGAAGCAGTGGCTGAACGCCCTTGAGCTGCCATTCCAGGTGATCGACGTGGCCACCGGCGACCTCGGCGCCTCCGCTGCGCGGAAGTACGACTGCGAGGCGTGGATCCCGACCCAGGGCAAGTACCGCGAGCTCACCTCGTCGTCGAACTGCAACAGCTTCCAGGCGCGCCGACTCTCGATCCGCATGCGCGACGGCAAGAAGGTCCAGCCCCTCGCCACCCTGAACGGCACGCTGTGCGCGGTCCCGCGCACCATCGTGGCGATCCTGGAGAACCACCAGCTCCCCGACGGTTCGGTGCGGGTCCCCGAGATCCTGCGTCCGTACCTGGGCGGCCGCGAGGTCCTGGAGCCGATCGCCAAGTGA
- a CDS encoding M24 family metallopeptidase produces MTSAISEVSGTRGELTAELRGFRQVQRLAYECAEAVAAQLKPGVTEREAARMQRVWLRERGVRDWFHLPFAWFGDRTAFTGFRIPLQFFPTNRRLEAGMPFVLDMAPVFQGFTADIGYSGCLGLNPVHDRLLADLEAHRTLILDQVREKRTLREIYENVERLMVRQGYANRHRAYPFGVIAHKVDRVKERPWSPHVFGFGTQSLKGLASDALHGHRDGWSPLWSPYKFSDHPPRPGLWAVEPHLGFRGTGAKFEEILVVTDSRDPEQSAFWLDDDLPHVRRWAEEKAA; encoded by the coding sequence ATGACCTCAGCAATCTCAGAAGTCTCCGGCACACGGGGCGAACTCACCGCCGAGCTGCGGGGATTCAGACAGGTGCAGCGCCTCGCGTACGAGTGCGCGGAAGCCGTGGCCGCGCAGCTCAAGCCGGGAGTGACGGAGCGTGAGGCGGCCCGGATGCAGCGGGTGTGGCTGCGCGAGCGGGGGGTGCGCGACTGGTTCCACCTGCCGTTCGCGTGGTTCGGGGACCGGACGGCCTTCACCGGCTTCCGGATCCCGCTCCAGTTCTTCCCGACGAACCGGCGGCTGGAGGCGGGGATGCCGTTCGTCCTCGACATGGCCCCCGTCTTTCAGGGCTTCACCGCCGACATCGGCTACTCCGGCTGCCTCGGACTCAATCCGGTGCACGACCGGCTGCTCGCCGACCTGGAGGCGCACCGCACCCTGATCCTCGACCAGGTGCGGGAGAAACGCACGCTGCGGGAGATCTACGAGAACGTCGAGCGGTTGATGGTGCGCCAGGGGTACGCCAACCGCCATCGCGCGTATCCCTTCGGCGTGATCGCCCACAAGGTCGACCGGGTGAAGGAACGCCCCTGGTCGCCACATGTGTTCGGGTTCGGCACGCAGTCGCTGAAGGGGCTGGCGAGCGACGCGCTGCACGGACACCGGGACGGCTGGTCGCCGCTGTGGAGCCCGTACAAGTTCTCCGACCACCCGCCGCGGCCGGGCCTGTGGGCGGTGGAGCCGCACCTCGGATTCCGGGGTACGGGCGCGAAGTTCGAGGAGATCCTGGTGGTCACCGACTCCCGGGATCCCGAGCAGAGCGCGTTCTGGCTGGACGACGACCTGCCGCACGTGCGGCGCTGGGCCGAGGAGAAGGCGGCATGA
- a CDS encoding ABC transporter ATP-binding protein, producing MTTIDITKASRWFGNVVAVNDVTMSVGPGVTGLLGPNGAGKSTLINMMGGFLAPSNGTVTLDGKPIWRNESIYKEIGVVPEREAMYDFLTGREFVVANAELHGLDERAAQKALATVEMEYAQDRKIATYSKGMRQRVKMASALVHEPSVLLLDEPFNGMDPRQRMQLMDLLRRMGGEGRTVLFSSHILEEVEQLASHIEVIVAGRHAASGDFRKIRRLMTDRPHRYLVRSSDDRALAAALIADPSTAGIEVDLTEKALRIQAVDFGRFTELLPQVARAHGIRLLTVQPSDESLESVFSYLVTA from the coding sequence GTGACCACGATCGACATCACCAAGGCGTCCCGCTGGTTCGGGAACGTGGTCGCCGTCAACGACGTGACCATGAGCGTCGGACCCGGCGTCACCGGCCTGCTCGGCCCCAACGGCGCCGGGAAGTCCACCCTGATCAACATGATGGGCGGCTTCCTCGCCCCCTCCAACGGCACCGTCACCCTCGACGGCAAGCCGATCTGGCGCAACGAGAGCATCTACAAGGAGATCGGCGTCGTCCCCGAGCGGGAGGCGATGTACGACTTCCTCACCGGCCGCGAATTCGTCGTCGCCAACGCAGAACTGCATGGTTTGGACGAGCGGGCAGCACAGAAGGCGCTCGCGACCGTCGAGATGGAGTACGCGCAGGACCGCAAGATCGCCACGTACAGCAAGGGCATGCGCCAGCGCGTGAAGATGGCGTCCGCCCTGGTGCACGAACCGTCGGTACTGCTGCTCGACGAGCCGTTCAACGGCATGGACCCGCGCCAGCGCATGCAGCTGATGGATCTGCTGCGCCGCATGGGCGGCGAGGGTCGCACGGTGCTGTTCTCCTCGCACATCCTGGAGGAGGTCGAGCAACTCGCCTCGCACATCGAGGTGATCGTCGCGGGACGGCACGCGGCCTCCGGCGACTTCCGCAAGATCCGCCGCCTGATGACCGACCGCCCGCACCGCTATCTCGTACGGTCCAGCGACGACCGGGCCCTGGCCGCGGCGCTCATCGCCGACCCGTCCACGGCGGGCATCGAGGTCGACCTCACCGAGAAGGCGCTGCGCATCCAGGCCGTCGACTTCGGCCGCTTCACCGAGCTGCTCCCACAGGTCGCCCGCGCGCACGGCATCCGCCTGCTCACGGTGCAGCCGTCGGACGAATCCCTCGAATCGGTCTTCTCCTACCTCGTCACGGCCTGA
- a CDS encoding FadR/GntR family transcriptional regulator: MALRAAGRKSLVDTVVEQLRDQLTDGEWSVGDRIPTEHVLAEQLGVGRNTVREAVRVLVHAGLLESRQGNGTFVRSTADPAAVLRGIRHAGALDVLELRVALEAEAARLAATRRDDDDLRALRAALAKLHEQGDRAADADLAFHLGIVEATHNAAFTEVYRFFSAQVHESLVTSLGDHEMPPIDLVAHAALVDAVESGDPAAAEQAARSLLQVPIDVIRGLVGR; the protein is encoded by the coding sequence ATGGCACTTCGGGCGGCGGGGCGGAAGTCCCTGGTGGACACCGTCGTGGAGCAGCTCCGCGATCAGCTCACCGACGGCGAGTGGTCCGTCGGCGACCGCATCCCCACCGAGCACGTCCTCGCGGAACAGCTCGGCGTCGGCCGCAACACCGTGCGCGAAGCGGTGCGCGTCCTGGTGCACGCGGGGCTGTTGGAGTCCCGGCAGGGCAACGGCACCTTCGTCCGCTCGACCGCCGACCCCGCGGCCGTGCTGCGCGGTATCCGGCACGCCGGGGCTCTCGACGTACTGGAGCTGCGAGTGGCCCTGGAGGCGGAGGCCGCACGGCTCGCCGCCACACGGCGCGACGACGACGACCTGCGCGCTCTGCGGGCGGCCCTCGCGAAGCTGCACGAGCAGGGCGACCGGGCCGCCGACGCCGATCTCGCCTTCCACCTCGGGATCGTCGAGGCCACCCACAACGCGGCGTTCACCGAGGTCTACCGCTTCTTCTCGGCCCAGGTGCACGAGTCGCTGGTGACCTCGCTCGGCGATCACGAGATGCCGCCCATCGACCTGGTCGCCCATGCCGCCCTGGTCGACGCCGTCGAGAGCGGCGACCCCGCGGCGGCCGAGCAGGCGGCGCGGTCGCTGCTCCAGGTGCCCATCGACGTGATCCGCGGTCTCGTCGGCCGCTGA
- a CDS encoding ABC transporter permease, protein MATELTPPGADPTRIHNIGYRKYDGPRLGRAYARRSLYSQSLRGAYGLGRSAKSKVLPMVLFGVMTATAAIIVAVAVAAPAGTITKLPLSYTAFAITLQPVISLYLAAQAPQTVSRDLRFKTVPLYFSRPIERRDYVLAKYAAMASALFVLTAIPLVILYAGALLAKFDFGAQTKGFAQGLVSVALLSLLFAGLGLVMAALTPRRGFGVAAVIAVLTISYGAVSTVQAIATSQEANSAVEWLGLFSPATLIDGVQTAFLGATSNFPGGSGPGAGTGVVYLLVVLGLIAGSYAVLMRRYRKVGL, encoded by the coding sequence ATGGCAACTGAGCTCACGCCGCCGGGCGCCGACCCGACGCGCATCCACAACATCGGCTACCGCAAGTACGACGGCCCCCGCCTCGGCCGCGCCTACGCCCGCCGTTCGCTCTACTCGCAGTCCCTGCGCGGGGCGTACGGACTGGGCCGCAGCGCCAAGTCCAAGGTGCTGCCCATGGTCCTGTTCGGCGTGATGACGGCCACCGCGGCCATCATCGTCGCCGTCGCGGTCGCCGCCCCCGCGGGCACCATCACGAAACTCCCGCTGTCGTACACGGCGTTCGCGATCACCCTGCAACCGGTCATCAGCCTCTACCTGGCCGCACAGGCACCGCAGACGGTCTCCCGCGACCTGCGCTTCAAGACGGTGCCGCTGTACTTCTCGCGGCCCATCGAGCGCCGCGACTACGTGCTCGCCAAGTACGCGGCGATGGCCTCGGCGCTGTTCGTCCTGACGGCGATCCCGCTGGTCATCCTCTACGCGGGCGCGCTGCTCGCGAAGTTCGACTTCGGAGCCCAGACCAAGGGCTTCGCTCAGGGGCTGGTATCCGTGGCACTGCTGTCCCTCCTGTTCGCCGGGCTCGGCCTGGTGATGGCCGCCCTGACGCCGCGCCGCGGCTTCGGCGTCGCCGCCGTCATCGCCGTCCTGACGATCTCGTACGGTGCCGTCTCGACCGTCCAGGCCATCGCCACCAGCCAGGAGGCCAACAGCGCGGTGGAGTGGCTCGGCCTCTTCTCGCCCGCCACCCTCATCGACGGCGTCCAGACCGCCTTCCTCGGCGCCACCTCGAACTTCCCCGGCGGCAGCGGACCCGGCGCCGGGACCGGCGTGGTCTACCTGCTGGTCGTCCTCGGGCTCATCGCGGGCTCGTACGCCGTCCTGATGCGCCGCTACCGGAAGGTCGGACTGTGA